DNA sequence from the Hoylesella buccalis ATCC 35310 genome:
AAATGATTCCAGCCGAAGGTTAGTTTATAGGCGTCTACAGTTCCTTGAGGAACATATAAAACCCTTTCACCATAGTCATTGTCGTCAAATAAGGTGTATACTTCTTCTCCGTCAAGGTATCCTTTTTTGATTTCAGGAGGTGTTTGACTTAAAGAATAAACGGTAGTAAGTTGGGGATTCCCTTCAAATGCATATCCCCCGATAAGAGTTACATTCTCTGGTATGGTTACTTTGGTAAATTTCAAATTTTTGTCAAAGCAATAATTGCCGATGGTTTTCAGGCTTTTAGGGAATTCCACTTCTTGCAATTCATAGCAGTTTCGGAAGCACCAGTGACCGATTTTCTTCACTGAATTGCCTAAGACCACCTTTTTCAAATTGGTGGAAGAGTCAAAGGCGTAATCACTGATGTTCACGATGCTGTTAGGCAATGTTACTGATACCAAATGGTCCAGCTCGGAGAAAGCGCTGGATCCGATTTCCTTCACAGGTAAACCTTTGACAGTTTCTGGAATCACAATGTCACCTGCGTAGGGTGCTTTAATAACAATTAAATACGTGCCTTTTTGGGAATATTTGTACTTGATGCCGTCAACAATCACTGTTTTAGCGAGCCCGGCCATAGTTCCTAAGATGAGGAAGCACGAAATTAAAAATAATTTTGAATGGGAAAGTAATTGTTTGCTCATAAGAATAGGTTTTAAATATGAATAAAAAGTGAAATCTTCTATGTGGTTATAATTTCGTATTATAAACGCAAAGATAGTTAAAGTTTATCAAACGCGCAAGCATAAACGGAAGATGTTTGTTGTTTTCTCTTGAGCGATAGGAAGATGTAGCGTCAGTGAAGGGCTTGGGAACGGCAAAAAAGACTTAATTTATTTGTCGTTCCCACCGCTTTACATTATCTTTGCAAGAGATAGAGAGCGAAACGAAAACAAAGACAGTCAATGGGCTTCACTGCGTGGTTGGCTGTGCGGTAGGCTATCTGATATATCAAAATTGTTGCATGCTTATCGGATCAACGGTAGGGCATTGCAACTATCTCGGCCCATAAAACGTCTTAATGGAATGAAAAAAATATTTGGAAACCCTTTTTTAATCGCTTTGATGCTTATTGCCTTCTTTGTGAGCAGTTGTGGCAACAGAGCCAAAAAAGATTTGAATCATCTGCTCATGGAGCTGGCGGGAACAGATCACACCATCGACCACGATGACTGGATGACACTCGAAAACTATTTAGATGGGCAGAAAGCAAACTTCCCAGAGTTCTATGATGATGGAAAACTTGACGCAGATGAGGTGCGCGAATACATCGAAGAATTTTTCAGTCATCGCCGTGATGCCAAGAAAATCGACTTCTCTGGCATGGCAGTTGAGCCGCTCAAAGTGAATTTTTACCTTGAGCGTTCGGGCTCGATGATTGCCTACGACTCGCCAGCTGGTGACGGTTCGTTCAAGGCAGCCATTGTTCAGATGCTGAACAACCTGCCAGGAAATAATGCGGATCATAAGATTTATGTGGTTAATAGCTCGATAAACGCTTATCCCAAGGGGTTCGACCAGTTTGTGAAAGACAGCAACATCTTCGAGGCTACCAAAGGAATTGGTGACCCGAGCTTCACTGATTTCGGTGCCATCTTCGACAAAATCCTGAACAATACCAAGGATGATGAGCTGAGTATCTTGGTGACCGACATGATTTATTCTACCAAGGACATGACGGGTGTCAATCCACAGAAGGTGTTTGCTGAAGCGCAAGGCATGACCAACTCGGTTTTCAAGAGTGAGGTGAAGAAGAAGTCGATGCTCATTGTGAAGATGATGGGTTCGTACAATGGTCTCTATTATCCGTACAATTCGCCCAGCAAAGGGGTGGCTTACAATGGCAAGCGACCCTATTACATCGTGATTGTGGGCAACAACGAGAACATTGCCCGACTGACGCAAGACGAGAATTATGAGGCATTTGCCCACCTGTCACAGCTGCGGGGCTATGAGAACATGTATCTCTTCGAGACAGATGACGTGTACGAACCTTATTATTCTTTGCTGTTGAG
Encoded proteins:
- a CDS encoding leucine-rich repeat domain-containing protein; this encodes MSKQLLSHSKLFLISCFLILGTMAGLAKTVIVDGIKYKYSQKGTYLIVIKAPYAGDIVIPETVKGLPVKEIGSSAFSELDHLVSVTLPNSIVNISDYAFDSSTNLKKVVLGNSVKKIGHWCFRNCYELQEVEFPKSLKTIGNYCFDKNLKFTKVTIPENVTLIGGYAFEGNPQLTTVYSLSQTPPEIKKGYLDGEEVYTLFDDNDYGERVLYVPQGTVDAYKLTFGWNHFKYIKEIIPTAIHNLTAGLKTNAYSDAKGQLVVVSAEKAIINVCDLTGKRIITQPMNAGIVRFNVPSGVVIVNGQKVLVK